In Perognathus longimembris pacificus isolate PPM17 chromosome 23, ASM2315922v1, whole genome shotgun sequence, a single genomic region encodes these proteins:
- the Znf598 gene encoding E3 ubiquitin-protein ligase ZNF598 isoform X3: MRKQHELFCCKLCLKHLKIFTYERKWYSRKDLARHRMQGDPDDTSHRGHPLCKFCDERYLDNDELLKHLRRDHYFCHFCDADGAQEYYSDYAYLREHFREKHFLCEEGRCSTEQFTHAFRTEIDLKAHKTACHSHSRAEARQNRQINLKFNYTPRHSRRSEGVVSGEDYEEVDRYNRQGRGGRASGRGAQQSRRGSWRYKREEEDREVAAAIRASVAAQQQTDPRRSEDREEGGRPKKEEVTARAPEEPRGSRRLPRPPGEGPGPKETSANGPLSQEAFPASGPGTVAGPPSALPSPTPKLKDEDFPSLCASTSSCSTAGTAGSVGLALAYPVPTRGRNTFQEEDFPALVSSATKPNSVTPSLTSAWNNSCSKKGAPPAPAVQAMGGGTQPPKKAGKGSRGGRKGGLPPVGAEEGGGLTVQELRSVPTTVAVSSLLPPASTPSSTKVGKKKKVGSEKPRATSPPLLPPNCTPKSLGAEQAPEAPLGRTEGPVGVIVNGHAEGSVLAKSIPKEPPGLPRPVGPLPCSSPQDFPALGGPCPPPRMPPPPGFNTAVLLKGTPPPPPPGLTPPASKPPPGFSTLLPSSQTPCAPNPTTTMKAPRLPSTTPRAYLVPENFRERNLQLIQSIKDFLQSDEERFNKFKSHSGEFRQGMVSAAQYYKSCRDLLGENFQKIFSELLVLLPDTAKQQELLSAHADFRSHEKPTGAKSKKNKRCPWQASAQQAGLDCCVCPTCQQVLAHGDIKSHQALHAARDDDFPSLQAIARIIT; the protein is encoded by the exons ATGCGGAAGCAGCATGAGCTCTTCTGCTGCAAGCTATGCCTCAAGCACCTCAAG ATCTTCACCTACGAGCGCAAGTGGTACTCACGCAAGGACCTGGCTCGGCACCGCATGCAAGGGGACCCTGACGACACGTCACACCGGGGACATCCTCTGTGCAAGTTCTGTGATGAGCGCTACCTGGACAACGATGAGCTGCTCAAGCACCTGCGCCGGGACCACTACTTCTGCCACTTCTGTGATGCAGACGGGGCCCAGGAATACTACAG TGACTACGCATATCTGCGTGAGCACTTCCGGGagaagcacttcctgtgtgaggaggGCCGCTGCAGCACAGAGCAGTTCACCCATGCCTTCCGCACCGAGATCGACCTCAAGGCGCACAAGACGGCCTGCCACAGCCACAGCCGTGCCGAGGCACGCCAGAACCGCCAGATCAACCTTAAGTTCAACTATACACCACGGCACTCGCGCCGGAGTGAGG GGGTCGTCAGTGGTGAGGACTATGAGGAGGTGGACAGGTACAACCGCCAGGGCCGAGGTGGCCGGGCCAGTGGGCGTGGAGCCCAGCAGAGCCGCCGAGGAAGCTGGAGGTACAAGAG agaAGAAGAGGACCGAGAAGTGGCTGCCGCCATCCGGGCCTCTGTGGCTGCCCAGCAGCAGACGGATCCTCGGAGGAGTGAGGACCGAGAGGAGGGTGGCAGGCCCAAGAAGGAAGAAGTAACAGCCCGGGCGCCTGAGGAGCCTCGAGGCTCCCGACGCCTGCCCCGGCCTCCGGGAGAAGGCCCAG gTCCCAAGGAAACCTCAGCAAATGGGCCCTTGAGCCAGGAAGCCTTTCCAGCCTCGGGCCCAGGCACAGTGGCCGGGCCTCCCAG TGCCCTTCCATCGCCCACCCCGAAGCTCAAGGATGAGGATTTCCCCAGTCTGtgtgcctccacttcctcctgctCCACAGCAGGCACCGCGGGCTCTGTGGGGCTGGCCCTGGCATATCCCGTCCCCACTCGGGGAAGGAACACCTTCCAGGAGGAGGACTTCCCTGCCCTCGTGTCCTCCGCCACCAAGCCCAACTCTGTGACCCCCAGCCTCACCTCTGCCTGGAACAATAGCTGTAGCAAAAAGGGGGCCCCGCCTGCCCCAGCAGTCCAGGCTATGGGTGGGGGTACCCAGCCCCCTAAGAAAGCTGGAAAGGGGAGCAGGGGTGGGCGGAAGGGCGGCCTACCCCCTgtgggggcggaggaggggggtggCCTCACGGTGCAGGAGCTGCGCAGTGTGCCCACCACAGTGGCGGTCTCCTCCCTGCTGCCGCCAGCTTCCACTCCAAGCTCCACTAAAGTCGGCAAGAAGAAGAAGGTGGGCTCTGAGAAGCCTAGAGCTACATCGCCCCCACTGCTACCTCCCAACTGTACCCCAAAGTCCCTTGGGGCTGAGCAGGCCCCTGAAGCCCCTTTAGGCAGAACAGAAGGGCCAGTAGGGGTCATCGTTAATGGACATGCAGAGGGGTCGGTCCTGGCAAAGAGCATCCCCAAGGAACCACCAGGGCTCCCCAGGCCTGTGGGGCCCCTCCCCTGCTCTTCCCCCCAAGATTTCCCGGCACTTGGAGGCCCCTGCCCACCGCCCAGGATGCCTCCCCCACCAG GCTTCAACACTGCAGTGCTCCTGAAGGgcacaccaccgccaccaccaccaggcCTGACGCCTCCTGCCAGCAAGCCACCCCCTGGTTTCTCCACTCTCCTGCCCAGCTCCCAGACACCCTGTGCCcccaaccccaccaccaccatgaaAGC ACCAAGGCTGCCATCCACAACACCCCGGGCCTACCTGGTCCCCGAGAACTTCCGGGAAAGGAACCTACAGCTCATCCAGTCCATCAAGGACTTCCTGCAGAGTGATGAGGAACGCTTTAACAAGTTCAAGAGCCATTCGGGAGAGTTCCGGCAG GGGATGGTCTCTGCAGCACAGTACTACAAGAGCTGCCGGGATCTGCTTGGGGAGAACTTCCAGAAGATCTTCAGCGAGCTGCTGGTGCTGCTGCCAGACACAGCCAAACAGCAGGAGCTGCTGTCCGCCCACGCCGACTTTCGCAGCCACGAGAAGCCCACGGGCGCCAAGTCCAAGAAGAACAAGAGGTGCCCGTGGCAGGCCAGTGCCCAGCAGGCAGGCCTGGACTGCTGTGTATGCCCCACCTGTCAGCAGGTGCTTGCTCATGGTGACATCAAGAGCCACCAGGCACTGCACGCAGCCCGGGACGATGACTTTCCCTCCCTGCAAGCCATCGCTAGGATCATCACGTAG
- the Znf598 gene encoding E3 ubiquitin-protein ligase ZNF598 isoform X1, whose product MAATAGAEGRRAALEAAAAPERGGGSCVLCCGDLEATALGRCDHPVCYRCSTKMRVLCEQRYCAVCREELHQVVFGKKLPAFATIPIHQLQHEKKYDIYFADGKVFALYRQLLQHECPRCPQLPPFGLIGDLEQHMRKQHELFCCKLCLKHLKIFTYERKWYSRKDLARHRMQGDPDDTSHRGHPLCKFCDERYLDNDELLKHLRRDHYFCHFCDADGAQEYYSDYAYLREHFREKHFLCEEGRCSTEQFTHAFRTEIDLKAHKTACHSHSRAEARQNRQINLKFNYTPRHSRRSEGVVSGEDYEEVDRYNRQGRGGRASGRGAQQSRRGSWRYKREEEDREVAAAIRASVAAQQQTDPRRSEDREEGGRPKKEEVTARAPEEPRGSRRLPRPPGEGPGPKETSANGPLSQEAFPASGPGTVAGPPSALPSPTPKLKDEDFPSLCASTSSCSTAGTAGSVGLALAYPVPTRGRNTFQEEDFPALVSSATKPNSVTPSLTSAWNNSCSKKGAPPAPAVQAMGGGTQPPKKAGKGSRGGRKGGLPPVGAEEGGGLTVQELRSVPTTVAVSSLLPPASTPSSTKVGKKKKVGSEKPRATSPPLLPPNCTPKSLGAEQAPEAPLGRTEGPVGVIVNGHAEGSVLAKSIPKEPPGLPRPVGPLPCSSPQDFPALGGPCPPPRMPPPPGFNTAVLLKGTPPPPPPGLTPPASKPPPGFSTLLPSSQTPCAPNPTTTMKAPRLPSTTPRAYLVPENFRERNLQLIQSIKDFLQSDEERFNKFKSHSGEFRQGMVSAAQYYKSCRDLLGENFQKIFSELLVLLPDTAKQQELLSAHADFRSHEKPTGAKSKKNKRCPWQASAQQAGLDCCVCPTCQQVLAHGDIKSHQALHAARDDDFPSLQAIARIIT is encoded by the exons ATGGCGGCGACGGCTGGCGCCGAGGGGCGGCGCGCGGCCCTGGAGGCGGCGGCTGCGCCGGAGCGAGGCGGCGGGAGCTGCGTGCTGTGCTGCGGGGACCTGGAGGCGACGGCGCTGGGCCGCTGCGACCACCCGGTGTGCTACCGCTGCTCCACCAAGATGCGGGTGCTGTGCGAGCAGCGCTACTGCGCTGTGTGCCGCGAGGAGCTGCACCAG GTGGTCTTTGGGAAGAAGCTTCCTGCCTTTGCCACAATCCCCATCCACCAGCTGCAGCATGAGAAGAAATACGACATCTACTTTGCAGATGGAAAGGTGTTTGCATTGTACAG GCAGCTGTTGCAGCACGAGTGCCCACGGTGCCCCCAGCTGCCACCCTTCGGCCTCATTGGAGACTTGGAACAGCATATGCGGAAGCAGCATGAGCTCTTCTGCTGCAAGCTATGCCTCAAGCACCTCAAG ATCTTCACCTACGAGCGCAAGTGGTACTCACGCAAGGACCTGGCTCGGCACCGCATGCAAGGGGACCCTGACGACACGTCACACCGGGGACATCCTCTGTGCAAGTTCTGTGATGAGCGCTACCTGGACAACGATGAGCTGCTCAAGCACCTGCGCCGGGACCACTACTTCTGCCACTTCTGTGATGCAGACGGGGCCCAGGAATACTACAG TGACTACGCATATCTGCGTGAGCACTTCCGGGagaagcacttcctgtgtgaggaggGCCGCTGCAGCACAGAGCAGTTCACCCATGCCTTCCGCACCGAGATCGACCTCAAGGCGCACAAGACGGCCTGCCACAGCCACAGCCGTGCCGAGGCACGCCAGAACCGCCAGATCAACCTTAAGTTCAACTATACACCACGGCACTCGCGCCGGAGTGAGG GGGTCGTCAGTGGTGAGGACTATGAGGAGGTGGACAGGTACAACCGCCAGGGCCGAGGTGGCCGGGCCAGTGGGCGTGGAGCCCAGCAGAGCCGCCGAGGAAGCTGGAGGTACAAGAG agaAGAAGAGGACCGAGAAGTGGCTGCCGCCATCCGGGCCTCTGTGGCTGCCCAGCAGCAGACGGATCCTCGGAGGAGTGAGGACCGAGAGGAGGGTGGCAGGCCCAAGAAGGAAGAAGTAACAGCCCGGGCGCCTGAGGAGCCTCGAGGCTCCCGACGCCTGCCCCGGCCTCCGGGAGAAGGCCCAG gTCCCAAGGAAACCTCAGCAAATGGGCCCTTGAGCCAGGAAGCCTTTCCAGCCTCGGGCCCAGGCACAGTGGCCGGGCCTCCCAG TGCCCTTCCATCGCCCACCCCGAAGCTCAAGGATGAGGATTTCCCCAGTCTGtgtgcctccacttcctcctgctCCACAGCAGGCACCGCGGGCTCTGTGGGGCTGGCCCTGGCATATCCCGTCCCCACTCGGGGAAGGAACACCTTCCAGGAGGAGGACTTCCCTGCCCTCGTGTCCTCCGCCACCAAGCCCAACTCTGTGACCCCCAGCCTCACCTCTGCCTGGAACAATAGCTGTAGCAAAAAGGGGGCCCCGCCTGCCCCAGCAGTCCAGGCTATGGGTGGGGGTACCCAGCCCCCTAAGAAAGCTGGAAAGGGGAGCAGGGGTGGGCGGAAGGGCGGCCTACCCCCTgtgggggcggaggaggggggtggCCTCACGGTGCAGGAGCTGCGCAGTGTGCCCACCACAGTGGCGGTCTCCTCCCTGCTGCCGCCAGCTTCCACTCCAAGCTCCACTAAAGTCGGCAAGAAGAAGAAGGTGGGCTCTGAGAAGCCTAGAGCTACATCGCCCCCACTGCTACCTCCCAACTGTACCCCAAAGTCCCTTGGGGCTGAGCAGGCCCCTGAAGCCCCTTTAGGCAGAACAGAAGGGCCAGTAGGGGTCATCGTTAATGGACATGCAGAGGGGTCGGTCCTGGCAAAGAGCATCCCCAAGGAACCACCAGGGCTCCCCAGGCCTGTGGGGCCCCTCCCCTGCTCTTCCCCCCAAGATTTCCCGGCACTTGGAGGCCCCTGCCCACCGCCCAGGATGCCTCCCCCACCAG GCTTCAACACTGCAGTGCTCCTGAAGGgcacaccaccgccaccaccaccaggcCTGACGCCTCCTGCCAGCAAGCCACCCCCTGGTTTCTCCACTCTCCTGCCCAGCTCCCAGACACCCTGTGCCcccaaccccaccaccaccatgaaAGC ACCAAGGCTGCCATCCACAACACCCCGGGCCTACCTGGTCCCCGAGAACTTCCGGGAAAGGAACCTACAGCTCATCCAGTCCATCAAGGACTTCCTGCAGAGTGATGAGGAACGCTTTAACAAGTTCAAGAGCCATTCGGGAGAGTTCCGGCAG GGGATGGTCTCTGCAGCACAGTACTACAAGAGCTGCCGGGATCTGCTTGGGGAGAACTTCCAGAAGATCTTCAGCGAGCTGCTGGTGCTGCTGCCAGACACAGCCAAACAGCAGGAGCTGCTGTCCGCCCACGCCGACTTTCGCAGCCACGAGAAGCCCACGGGCGCCAAGTCCAAGAAGAACAAGAGGTGCCCGTGGCAGGCCAGTGCCCAGCAGGCAGGCCTGGACTGCTGTGTATGCCCCACCTGTCAGCAGGTGCTTGCTCATGGTGACATCAAGAGCCACCAGGCACTGCACGCAGCCCGGGACGATGACTTTCCCTCCCTGCAAGCCATCGCTAGGATCATCACGTAG
- the Znf598 gene encoding E3 ubiquitin-protein ligase ZNF598 isoform X2, giving the protein MAATAGAEGRRAALEAAAAPERGGGSCVLCCGDLEATALGRCDHPVCYRCSTKMRVLCEQRYCAVCREELHQVVFGKKLPAFATIPIHQLQHEKKYDIYFADGKVFALYRQLLQHECPRCPQLPPFGLIGDLEQHMRKQHELFCCKLCLKHLKIFTYERKWYSRKDLARHRMQGDPDDTSHRGHPLCKFCDERYLDNDELLKHLRRDHYFCHFCDADGAQEYYSDYAYLREHFREKHFLCEEGRCSTEQFTHAFRTEIDLKAHKTACHSHSRAEARQNRQINLKFNYTPRHSRRSEGVVSGEDYEEVDRYNRQGRGGRASGRGAQQSRRGSWREEEDREVAAAIRASVAAQQQTDPRRSEDREEGGRPKKEEVTARAPEEPRGSRRLPRPPGEGPGPKETSANGPLSQEAFPASGPGTVAGPPSALPSPTPKLKDEDFPSLCASTSSCSTAGTAGSVGLALAYPVPTRGRNTFQEEDFPALVSSATKPNSVTPSLTSAWNNSCSKKGAPPAPAVQAMGGGTQPPKKAGKGSRGGRKGGLPPVGAEEGGGLTVQELRSVPTTVAVSSLLPPASTPSSTKVGKKKKVGSEKPRATSPPLLPPNCTPKSLGAEQAPEAPLGRTEGPVGVIVNGHAEGSVLAKSIPKEPPGLPRPVGPLPCSSPQDFPALGGPCPPPRMPPPPGFNTAVLLKGTPPPPPPGLTPPASKPPPGFSTLLPSSQTPCAPNPTTTMKAPRLPSTTPRAYLVPENFRERNLQLIQSIKDFLQSDEERFNKFKSHSGEFRQGMVSAAQYYKSCRDLLGENFQKIFSELLVLLPDTAKQQELLSAHADFRSHEKPTGAKSKKNKRCPWQASAQQAGLDCCVCPTCQQVLAHGDIKSHQALHAARDDDFPSLQAIARIIT; this is encoded by the exons ATGGCGGCGACGGCTGGCGCCGAGGGGCGGCGCGCGGCCCTGGAGGCGGCGGCTGCGCCGGAGCGAGGCGGCGGGAGCTGCGTGCTGTGCTGCGGGGACCTGGAGGCGACGGCGCTGGGCCGCTGCGACCACCCGGTGTGCTACCGCTGCTCCACCAAGATGCGGGTGCTGTGCGAGCAGCGCTACTGCGCTGTGTGCCGCGAGGAGCTGCACCAG GTGGTCTTTGGGAAGAAGCTTCCTGCCTTTGCCACAATCCCCATCCACCAGCTGCAGCATGAGAAGAAATACGACATCTACTTTGCAGATGGAAAGGTGTTTGCATTGTACAG GCAGCTGTTGCAGCACGAGTGCCCACGGTGCCCCCAGCTGCCACCCTTCGGCCTCATTGGAGACTTGGAACAGCATATGCGGAAGCAGCATGAGCTCTTCTGCTGCAAGCTATGCCTCAAGCACCTCAAG ATCTTCACCTACGAGCGCAAGTGGTACTCACGCAAGGACCTGGCTCGGCACCGCATGCAAGGGGACCCTGACGACACGTCACACCGGGGACATCCTCTGTGCAAGTTCTGTGATGAGCGCTACCTGGACAACGATGAGCTGCTCAAGCACCTGCGCCGGGACCACTACTTCTGCCACTTCTGTGATGCAGACGGGGCCCAGGAATACTACAG TGACTACGCATATCTGCGTGAGCACTTCCGGGagaagcacttcctgtgtgaggaggGCCGCTGCAGCACAGAGCAGTTCACCCATGCCTTCCGCACCGAGATCGACCTCAAGGCGCACAAGACGGCCTGCCACAGCCACAGCCGTGCCGAGGCACGCCAGAACCGCCAGATCAACCTTAAGTTCAACTATACACCACGGCACTCGCGCCGGAGTGAGG GGGTCGTCAGTGGTGAGGACTATGAGGAGGTGGACAGGTACAACCGCCAGGGCCGAGGTGGCCGGGCCAGTGGGCGTGGAGCCCAGCAGAGCCGCCGAGGAAGCTGGAG agaAGAAGAGGACCGAGAAGTGGCTGCCGCCATCCGGGCCTCTGTGGCTGCCCAGCAGCAGACGGATCCTCGGAGGAGTGAGGACCGAGAGGAGGGTGGCAGGCCCAAGAAGGAAGAAGTAACAGCCCGGGCGCCTGAGGAGCCTCGAGGCTCCCGACGCCTGCCCCGGCCTCCGGGAGAAGGCCCAG gTCCCAAGGAAACCTCAGCAAATGGGCCCTTGAGCCAGGAAGCCTTTCCAGCCTCGGGCCCAGGCACAGTGGCCGGGCCTCCCAG TGCCCTTCCATCGCCCACCCCGAAGCTCAAGGATGAGGATTTCCCCAGTCTGtgtgcctccacttcctcctgctCCACAGCAGGCACCGCGGGCTCTGTGGGGCTGGCCCTGGCATATCCCGTCCCCACTCGGGGAAGGAACACCTTCCAGGAGGAGGACTTCCCTGCCCTCGTGTCCTCCGCCACCAAGCCCAACTCTGTGACCCCCAGCCTCACCTCTGCCTGGAACAATAGCTGTAGCAAAAAGGGGGCCCCGCCTGCCCCAGCAGTCCAGGCTATGGGTGGGGGTACCCAGCCCCCTAAGAAAGCTGGAAAGGGGAGCAGGGGTGGGCGGAAGGGCGGCCTACCCCCTgtgggggcggaggaggggggtggCCTCACGGTGCAGGAGCTGCGCAGTGTGCCCACCACAGTGGCGGTCTCCTCCCTGCTGCCGCCAGCTTCCACTCCAAGCTCCACTAAAGTCGGCAAGAAGAAGAAGGTGGGCTCTGAGAAGCCTAGAGCTACATCGCCCCCACTGCTACCTCCCAACTGTACCCCAAAGTCCCTTGGGGCTGAGCAGGCCCCTGAAGCCCCTTTAGGCAGAACAGAAGGGCCAGTAGGGGTCATCGTTAATGGACATGCAGAGGGGTCGGTCCTGGCAAAGAGCATCCCCAAGGAACCACCAGGGCTCCCCAGGCCTGTGGGGCCCCTCCCCTGCTCTTCCCCCCAAGATTTCCCGGCACTTGGAGGCCCCTGCCCACCGCCCAGGATGCCTCCCCCACCAG GCTTCAACACTGCAGTGCTCCTGAAGGgcacaccaccgccaccaccaccaggcCTGACGCCTCCTGCCAGCAAGCCACCCCCTGGTTTCTCCACTCTCCTGCCCAGCTCCCAGACACCCTGTGCCcccaaccccaccaccaccatgaaAGC ACCAAGGCTGCCATCCACAACACCCCGGGCCTACCTGGTCCCCGAGAACTTCCGGGAAAGGAACCTACAGCTCATCCAGTCCATCAAGGACTTCCTGCAGAGTGATGAGGAACGCTTTAACAAGTTCAAGAGCCATTCGGGAGAGTTCCGGCAG GGGATGGTCTCTGCAGCACAGTACTACAAGAGCTGCCGGGATCTGCTTGGGGAGAACTTCCAGAAGATCTTCAGCGAGCTGCTGGTGCTGCTGCCAGACACAGCCAAACAGCAGGAGCTGCTGTCCGCCCACGCCGACTTTCGCAGCCACGAGAAGCCCACGGGCGCCAAGTCCAAGAAGAACAAGAGGTGCCCGTGGCAGGCCAGTGCCCAGCAGGCAGGCCTGGACTGCTGTGTATGCCCCACCTGTCAGCAGGTGCTTGCTCATGGTGACATCAAGAGCCACCAGGCACTGCACGCAGCCCGGGACGATGACTTTCCCTCCCTGCAAGCCATCGCTAGGATCATCACGTAG